The following is a genomic window from Choloepus didactylus isolate mChoDid1 chromosome 5, mChoDid1.pri, whole genome shotgun sequence.
GCCACCTCCGGTCTCGCGGCTTTGCCTCTCTTCTCCCATCCCCTTCCACCTCGAGCCAAGATGCCGCAGTACCAAAACTGGGAGGAGTTCAGCCGCGCGGCCGAGAAACTCTACCTCGCCGACCCTATGAAGGCACGTGTGGTTCTCAAATATAGGCATTCTGATGGAAGTCTGTGTATTAAAGTAACAGATGATTTAGTTCGTTTGGTGTATAGAACAGACCAAGCTCAAGATGTAAAGAAGATTGAGAAATTCCACAGTCAACTAATGCGACTTATGGTAGCCAAGGAATCCCGCAGTATTGCCATGGAAACTGACTGAATGGTTTGAAATGAAGACTGTCATGTTCTTAGGAAGTAAACAGATAATCTTTTGAATTTGAGGAAGTGTTGGGACAGAAAATACTTTATGTAACTAAGTGGGATATTCAAAGGCCGAGAGATCgttttttaatgtttactttagAGAGCTAGGAATGTAAATACTTTCAGTTAGAAAGcctctatttatttttggaaattaaacatgAAATACATCTATCTTAGAAACTTTGTGCAGATAATTTgatgttaggcaaaatatataattatttctttggtAAATTTGTATCAGTAATTTGAAAAAGAAGTTAAGAGAAGCCAATCTTCCTTAATTTACTTCAtctgtctttaaaagaaaattaaatgtagcCATTTTACTGGATCGATAATTCTTTTGGAGCATAAAAATTTGTGCTGTTGATGACCAGTAAGTAGATAATATGGTAACTGGGATTAACTATGCATAGTAATACACCTAATTAAGTATAGTAGTGTAGTCTCAATTATATCTAAAGGAATTTATGAATTACAAGTATTCCTTTACCTTAAACTTTCCAGatttaaactgtatttttgaCTGTAAGGTATTTGTAGTATCCTTAGCACACTGAACTGTAATTTATTTGAAACCAGTTTTCAGTGATCAGAAATAACTGCAATTACTTTGAATGCATGAACTGAATGATGGTCACTAATGACTGAAATCACCATGTTACAGAAATATTTACTACGTATATCCTGTCTATAATTTTTCAGAAGGGCTAAGGATTATTTGAACTGTTAAATCTTTGCATACCTCTGTAACACCCCtgcccattttctttttatttaaccaAGATGTTAAGCATAAACTGTTATGATATTAGTTGATATTTATCTTGTATTTGTAACTTGGGTTTTGCCACCTAAATGTAATTTTCACATGTTGATTACGCAAGAGTAAAATGAAGGcactatacattaaaatattttttattaggaaTTTGTCATGTTGAGCAACATTTTATGTACAGTTCCATTGGCCATTATTATGAATTTTGGAATGTTTCAAAGAGGtcagcaaataaaatattatatgaataaaaaaaaaaaaaaaaaaacaaacaaaactgcagcacatatccagggcaagaatcagaggAAGAAGAGTTGAGAAAATCTGACACAGTTAAGCacgggctactctaaaggtccagaataagttggaccaagtgataaagaagagccttaacacaaagcctatcagcaataaaaccctagacaagagagagaaactgaccttcagtgttaaaataatcagatgcctggacatcagcaaaaaattaagaaacaggaagatatggctcagtcaagggagcAAATTTaaacttcagaggaagcacagaatttggaataaccaatcaaagaagttcaaataaatctcctaaatcaattcaagaagatgaagaaaaaaatggaaatagaactaaaggatattaaacAATATATGAGTATAAAGTAGAATTTCAATGtttaaaagacacaaaaatggagattaaaaatacactagaggcatatcACAGCAGGtatgaacaggcaaaagaaagaatcaatgaacaaggagacaggacaatcaaaatcataggacaacagaaagagaaaagaataaattgagcagtgtctcaaggATCTGAGTGACAGCACAAGGTGtgcaaacatacacatcataggtgtcccagaaggagaaaggaagggaaaaggggcagaatgagtatttgaggaaataatggccaaaattttcccaactcttataaagacataatatatatgtccaagaagtAAAACAGACCCCAAAcacaataaatcctaatagacctactctgagacacatactaatctgAACactaaatgccaaagataaaaaagagatttctaaaagcagtgagagaaaagcaatttgtcacatacaagggatccatAATatgactaagtgccaatttctcatcagaaaccatggaggcaagaaggaagtggtatgatatacttaagatactgaaagagaaaaattgccagccccaaattctttatctggcaaaccgaacttttaaaaatgaggagtTTAAAATaccacagataaacagaaacagagagtttgtgaacaaaaaatctgccttacaagaattactaaaggaagttctgcaagTTGAAGTAAAGACAGGAGAGTGGCTTGTAGTAGtgtgaagaatgaatgaagatcttcagtaaaaggaattaaaagggtaaatgcaaaacccaatagtactgtatcctcaatatacaactctattcttttattcttataagaatcagaatataactgaacaagaaaaagtcatatttcctgataatggacatgcaaaatataaagaggtaatgtggggcaacaacaacataaagaagggaaacagaaagatatgggaGCTGAGAAAGCTTTAAACTTCTGTGCCTCCAGGACTTCAACAcgaaagtaaaacaacaatctacacaatgggagaaaatagttggaaactacatatctgataagtgtttaatattcagaattttatataaagaaatccttcaactcaacaacaaaaagacaaataacgcaactaaaaaaatggggaaaagacttgaatggaaatttctccaaagaagataaacaaatggccaatcagcacatgaaaagatgctcaattatcattagtcattagggaaatgcaaatcaaacccacaatgagataccatttcacacccactagaatttCTACAACTAAAATtaggaaaattacaaatattagagaggatgtgaaaaaataagaacactccttcattgctggtgggaatgtaaaatggtgcagccattatggaagacaatttggcagtatcTCAAAAatttaagtacagaattaccacagGACCAGGCAATCCTATCTCTCAGCAACCGACCTGAGATTCCTTTAACTACCTGCTCTGCCACAAATACAACTTGTTTATGTCTAGACAGTGTAATGGTTTCCAGATTCTGTATTTGTATCTCTTCATCAAGTTCTTTTTCCCAGGaatcctattcaaagttctactCATAAATCCAGTGGAATTTCAGGCTTTCTCTCACTCAGGATCTGTCTCATCTAATATGACAGACTCCCTACTTAAAGTTCTTACCTCATTGGTAATAAACTCTCAACATGCTTCTTTGCCTATCTTGGCTAAGTCCTATTCATCCTTGAAAATCAAGTCCAGATAACACCCAGAAGCATTCCCTTACCAATTCACCTACCACCACCAGTCCATGTGATAATTTAAGACACTTAGAACTTGCCTGTCAATATCAACATTCAAAACATTGaactataatttatttacttgCCTATCTTCATACTAGATGTGAGCTTTTTGAGGGCATTTCATCTGTGTATACCTGGCATTCTGAAATACttggaaaataaaagatattctctgagttgatgaaagaattttacaaaGATACAGATGAGCCAataggctcagagaagttaaataacttgcttaagGTTACACAACTAGTAAGAGGTAAACTAATACCTTAACTCTGATTCCAAATCTGTCTCCAAATATGAGTTTAAACCCTATCTCCAACTGTCTGGcttacaatatacaaaaatcaaactGTATGCTGGGTTTTCAATAACCTAGGAGTGTGAAAATGGATTAGCAAAGAGTAATTGTGATAATATAAATAAGTACAAGTGATAAGGATTCTCAAGACACAGAACACTGAGTCCAGGATCAGAGCCAATGTTTCAAAGAGGTCCTTAAGTCTTATGCCAACTGTGGACACTCCAGAATAAGTGTCTTAAATATGGAGGGTGTTTCGaaaccatttgttgaatgaatatatggggaaaaaattccAAACTCTACCCAAAAGGCTTTTTCAGACTGCCTTCAGAGATAAAAGAAACGAATGTACACAGCTGACATCTCTTtcccaaaggaagaaattatttgacttaaattaaaacacacacataccacaactaaaagaagacaaacaaaagtttcaaaaatttggTTATTGTGTACTAGCTTGGGAATTAGTATAGTTTGGAAACAGGAAAGAAGTTATCTTTCCTATTTAGGTGTTATTGGTGACAGTTTTCAGGCCAAATTCCAATGCGAAAATTATGTGAAAATTATGTATTGCCTCTTTCTTCCTGTAGACAGCTAGTTGCTGTATGCTAAGACTaaggacttcattaaaattattttaggaaaCAGACTGATTATTACTGATGTAAACAGAATAACCAAAACAGTTTAAACTAACCAAGATAGACATTcgagggaagaagaagaaaacaaaattcaacTACATTTTAAGATATATTAGCATTCTTAGAAAACATACTATCTATAACATGGTCCAACaatgttttttattaaaatcaattgtatttattACATGAGAGTTGAAAACATTcacaaaatatgtaaaataaaagttCACCTATTAAGTGACCATTTATAAAAAGGATATCAATAAACATctatttatttcacaaaataacaATTTAGAAGCACTTGGCTTTCTCAATAAAGGTAAACTTGTACAAATAATGCAACTATGTAAAACATAATACATAGTAATAGAGTAACACAATGAGCCACCATATTCTGAGATGTAAACTGTCAAATAAGTGGCAAGTATTACAGTTACTTAGATAACTCTCTTAAGTGACTGGAAAGAATTTCCTAATAAAAGTTATGGCAACTGATCGGATTTTAATTTCCCTGTGCCATTTCTAAGAGATATTAACATATATACCCTTTCTTTCTTGTGCAAAGGGAAGGTTAATTCAATGCACTTTTCAAAACATAGCTTTAGCACTAGTGGAGAAAATTTGGGTATTTGTTTTGGCTAGTATCTTTTAAGCAACTCAGAGCAACTGCACACAGTCTACAGGCATCAGGTATCAATCTTGTCATCAATAAGTAGGATTGTTCCACTGTTCCAGAAAGTTAGAATTATCCCACTGTCCcagaaagaagcaaaggaaatggtGAGATTTGATTAAAGTTATTTCTAAAATTGGAAACTACTGGAAATTATTGGACCTAATTGGGAAAAACATTTACCATTTCAGTTCACTATAGTACCACAGATAACAATCAAATGATTTAATCTCCTAATAACATTCATGAAATCTCTAAGGATACCTGGCGTACTTAAAGAGAACATGTTAACTAGCAGTGTCTGACTCATCAAGTCTGGGTTTTTACATAAATTTTCTAATGTCCATAAAAAGTGGATTGCTAAAGAAACATAATAAACCATATTAAGAAATTTTCTTAATAAGCagtaataaaactataattggGATACAAGAAATCTCTTTCTAAATTATTAAAGTAAATCTTATTAAATCAAatataattaaatgcaatttacCTGTACAAAGATAATGTAACCATGTAAGTTTTCTTCCACTGAAATGCTGGCTGTAAAATAAttcaaactgttaaaaaaaaaaaaaaaatcaaattatttccaGCACTAAAACTTgcttgcaaaaatgaaaaaagtgttCATTTTAGAAAGGACATTACAGCATCAGGTAGATGTTCTCGTTTTCCAGATGAGAAAGTGTATCTGTGTAGGCTTGGACCAAAATCATACAAACATTAACCTAGCTATTTTCACTGACAACATTGTCACATAACTGCAAATGTGACTTTTCATATAAATTCCTAAATGAAACAGTGATTCATTATCAGTTTTGGATGGTATTAATTTAGACTTTAGAGATGTTTAACTACTGACCCAAAACACCACCACATACAtttcaatatgaaaatataaatcacaCCTTCATTCCTAATCTCCTATTTCCCAACACACACCCTTGCTGAAGTGACAAGTCAATTAATATCTGTGTGCTTACCTATAAAGTGACATCTATGATTTAACTCCCACATCCAGTTAATCACTAATACAAACCTTCAGGATACTTCtctttgggtattcttttgtTACTATTATTGTGAATAATTCAATTTTGCACTCTGTAAGTGCAACtttgatattttaaactctttcccTGGACTGAATATGCAACTGAAGAATATCAGTCCAAAAAATATAGCATCCacatctcttaaaaaaaaaacctagtatataataaaatagtgggaaaaaaatcacactgaaatatgaaaaaatcaaaaattcaACTTCATTATAAAACTGAATATTATACAAATGTATCATGACAATTCAAACTTAAGGGCATAATTTTAGCTTGATGTGCCAAATGTATATATCCAAAGCTTTAAACTTGTATATCCAACTTCACCTTTTGTACATTCAAAAAGAACTTTAAATAAATCAATCAACACCACACTGAGTCTACTCTTGACAACAAAATGTTACAGCTGCAAACCAAGAGAAGCAGTACATTCTTTCAACAGTTTATTCTAAGATTCCCTGGT
Proteins encoded in this region:
- the LOC119533817 gene encoding signal recognition particle 9 kDa protein-like, translated to MPQYQNWEEFSRAAEKLYLADPMKARVVLKYRHSDGSLCIKVTDDLVRLVYRTDQAQDVKKIEKFHSQLMRLMVAKESRSIAMETD